A stretch of DNA from Leptospiraceae bacterium:
GTCAAAATCTGTTTTTTATCTGAAATTGGCTTTTCAATATTAATATCTCTGGGGCGAATTTTATTGAATAGTTTCATACTACCTGGCATTGCATCTATATTGACACCATTCCAGCCCAATTTATAAAAGAAGTAGGTATTAGAAAACCGCATTGGATGATGCGCACCCACATCCACATAAAATCCATCTTTCCGGTTTCCGAATAATTTTCGTAAGATAATATCTTCTCCCTCTTGCGAATAGGACTTTACTGAATAACCATCAAAGTAATTATTTCTAAAATTGATTATTATATCTTTTACACCTTTCGGCAGTATAGTTTTTAGGATTTGTCTAATCATTTTTTTCCTTTAAGCTATCTAGATCAATAATTTCATCTACAAAATTTAAAATATCTCTATCATGGGTAACAAATATTATGATTTTATTTTGAAATTCTGATTTTATGTTTTCTACTACTTTTTGTCTTGTTATTTCGTCTAACGCATTTACACTTTCATCTAGAATGAGTACATCTGGATTTCGTAGTAAGGCTCTCGCCAGATTAATTCTCTGTTTTTGCCCGCCGGATATATTGGTTCCTCTATACTGCAACAGATACTCTAATCCATTTTCAAAAGAAGCGATAGTCTCTTCTAAACAGCTAAGGGATAATATTTTAGAAATTGTTTCTTCCTCATAATGCGTGTTAATCTCTAAATTTTTGCGAATTGTATCATTAAAAATAATTGCATCTTGTCCAATGTATAAAATTTTATTTGCCAATGACTTCTCATCTATCTCTTGTGTATTGATCCCATCTATAAATACCTGTCCACTAGCTGGAGTATTAAAATCCATAATCAAATCCAGTAGGGTAGACTTTCCACTACCCGTCTGTCCAACTATCGCATAACTTTTCCCTTTTTCAAATAGTAAGTTAAGATTGTTAAAGATTGTAGTGTTTCCGTAGGCAAAGGAAACATTGTCGAATTGGATATGAGTTACAGACCCCGATAAACATTTTGTTTTCTTGGAAGGAATCTTTTTCGTTTAATAGATTAACCAATAAAATAGTCCCTTTTAATTCCCCAAGAATTTTACTAACGATACTTGTAAAGGCTCCAATGGAAAGTAACAAACGCAACAATACGACTAGACTTGCCAAAACCACACTAATCGATGATGTATCCTTTATTAGTGAAGATAAGCAATAAACTCCGTAAGCAAT
This window harbors:
- a CDS encoding ATP-binding cassette domain-containing protein; translation: MPSKKTKCLSGSVTHIQFDNVSFAYGNTTIFNNLNLLFEKGKSYAIVGQTGSGKSTLLDLIMDFNTPASGQVFIDGINTQEIDEKSLANKILYIGQDAIIFNDTIRKNLEINTHYEEETISKILSLSCLEETIASFENGLEYLLQYRGTNISGGQKQRINLARALLRNPDVLILDESVNALDEITRQKVVENIKSEFQNKIIIFVTHDRDILNFVDEIIDLDSLKEKND